From Solanum lycopersicum chromosome 4, SLM_r2.1:
AatattgcctgattttaaatacGACAAattgaaatgtgaaatttgtgtagaaattaagtttgttaaacatccataagtctgttgaaagaaatttaaaatctttaaacTTAATTTACACAGTTATATGTGATATGAAGTcgacaccatctcgtggtgtgaaaaagtatttataatttttataaacgattgcactcgattttgttatgtatatttgcttaatagtaaggatgaagcaattaaTGCATTTAAgtaatacaaaaatgaagtggaaaaccaattgaatctaaagataaaaatgattcgaagtgatagaggtggagaatatgaatcttcttttgcagagatatgtttgaaaaattgtattatttatcAAACTATTGCGCCGTATACACTACAGTCAAATAAGTTGACGGAACGGAATAatagaacattaaaggaaatgatgaatgccttaatgatcagTTCTGGCTTACCTTAAACCTTTAGGGGAAAGCCATCTCTACGGCTAATAAGATACTCAATAGGGTACCCCGTttcaaaacacaatcaattccatatgagttctAGAAAGGAAGGAAACTCatcttcaaatatttcaaagtgtgggggtatctagccaaggtagaggtgcTTTTACCCAAAAGAGTGAAAATCAGACCAAAAACGATAGATTGTGTATTTATTGAATATGCTGTGAACAAAGCCTGCTcgttttttgttaaaaaatctGATAATCCTAAGGTTCATGTTAATACAATGATTGAGACAGATAACGCAGAGTTCTTTGAACacatttatccatataaaatgaATATGAGTCGataagtgaaagacctaaatgACAATGGAAAGAATCAACGAAAAATACACTACCTAGTGAGGATCCTAGGCGTAGCACTCGCCAACGGAAATTCACTTTTTTACGACTAGATTTTGTGGCACtgttgcttgaaaatgagccaaaaaaatttaaagcagttatgtcttcgtctgagtcaacttattggaaagaagctgTCAATAGTGAAATCGAATCAATTTTAAGTAATGATACTTGGGAATTGATTGATCTTCCTCcagaaaataaacctttagaatcaaagtggatctttaaaaggaaaatgaaagttgatggaactattgataaatataaggctagacttgTAGTCAAAAAATacagacaaaaagaaggtctggactactttaACACATACTCTttagtaacaaggataacatcaattaggatgttaataacACTAGCGACAATgtatgatcttaaaatccaccaaatggatgtaaagacggTCTTCTTAGTTGGAGGAAGAAATCAATATGGAACAAACTAAAGggtttgtagttcctggtaaagaagagaaaatgtgcagacttgtgaagtcgCTTTATGGTCTCAAACAAGAacccaaacaatgacatgctaaatttgaccaaacagTGTTGGAAAATGAATTCAAGATTAACAAATGTGATAAGtgtatttacattaaaaatattctgaatcatgaagtcattgtttgtctgtatgttgatgacatgttaataatgagtaaagataTTGAAGATATAAATGTTACTAAGTGCATGTTGTCTAACAAGTTCGATATGATAGACTTAGGAGtagctgatttgatcttagggacCAGGATTCTCAAAAAGTCCacagggactagcattatctcaatctcattatattgaaagagttttggataagttcaagtacttgaatttcaatgttgtcaaaactccaattgatttaagcttcacatttcaaaagaatgatagtgaaagtgactctcaattggaatatgccagagtattgagaagtttgatgtatattatgaattgtaagCTATCAGATGTAACATGTGCTATTAGCAAACTGAGTCGGTTCACTATTAATTCGAATCGAACTCACTAGATGACAATGAAACGTGTGCTGGGATATCTGAAACATACACAACATTTtgttttgcattataataaatattatgttatgattgaAGGAATAGTGTTGCAAATTGAATCACTAggtcaaatgaagtaaaatccacaagtggttATGTGTTTACACTTGGTAGAGGAGCAGTGTTTTTGAAATcgtccaaacagacatgtatcactcgctccacaatggaatctgaatttaTTGCTTtagataaggctggtgaagaagctgaatgactCTGGAATTTCCTAGAGAATATTCCTTTTTGGCCCAAACCTGTGTGgccaatttgcatacattgtgatagtcaagcagcaataggtagggcaggaGCGTCATGAACAACGGTAAGTTTCATCATATACGACGGAGACATAACAAcgtaagacaactgctctctagtgaaattatcacaattgactttGTGAAGTCAAGCGATGATGTGTTAGATacactaacgaaaggcctagtgagagaagcagttgaaagatcatctaagggaatggttTACGACTTAGGACAAGTCAACATGGAGGTAACTTTATCTAGCaaactggagatcccaagaactagattcaaggagaaaaataaagttgtgaCTGACGGTTCGTCATTGTCAATCAACTCAATTCactctcatgatgaagacaatatTCAGGAacaaggttaagactttaagacTTGTTAACGAGTTAATAAAActtaagatttttaataatttgatatgtgagtgtgaagtgtaagccgcttcaaagagaattttagtcaaaagcctattctctatacacttgTGAAACCAAAAGGTGTTCATGACTGAAACAAACAtaaccgtaagaaccataaacaattaagggttaattgtgtgacatatggttgtctaggtatacatcAGAGCtcaacggttcaaagatatcacatctactaattgaccgagtatatccaacatatgttcactacagaAAGTCCAATGGAAAACATACTTATCCGGATGCAATTAATCTTTGCCTGTAAAGTACACATTTGTCCGTGCATCCCTATGTTATAACCATTCCCCATTAATGTGAGAAATTGTTGGATATGTAGCAAGAATTAATGGGAAATGGAGGGAAGATAAAAAGAgaggaacttgaaaagttgaaaacttgaagagttgggaacttgaaaagtcctcttatgtTTTAATGAAAATGCATTTGTCCTTCATCGGTGGtggaatgaaaaattttaaatatagaaacactCCTATTAGTTGTTAAAAGGGTTCAAAAGAAGGACCCCCCTTGCGCCGTCGTCGTCATCGCTCGCTTGGCTGGCTATGGTTATGGCTACAACTACGACTTTTggttttgactttaaaaattgatcgatcgagagattatttttttaaacaaagtttattttaaatatttatttaattaattaaatcaaattaaatggccaaaacattttcaattaattagttgataagagaaatattttcaattatttagttgAGATTAACCGAAACGTTTCaactttttaattgattaaCCCGATCCGACTCGGTTCGCGACGCGTTTAATTTAAAACCTTTTCCGGATTTATCTAAATATCCCACTATTTGAAAATGattgttctgaaaggttgcaactttcaggaacagtctgtttaaaatgttacaaactttcattaatggtcgtgtggattctgaaagggttgcaacctttcagaacttGTTCgttttgcctataaataccattcattctttagaatttttctgatttcttcttctttttctagaCAACagtttcttcgtgtactttactgccgttgagtggttaGCTGACAGCAGATTTTTGGGCATCAATATGCTGGTGATTGAGATCCTTCTATCCTGGGAGGACATATTTTAAATCAATCCTCGGATAATAAaggagaataatttccttaaggggacaatGTGCAATCATTGGCTTGATCTTCTTCTATTCTAAGTTTCGAGATTTTGGTACATTTACAGATTTTagatttgaattaatttatgttcatctTTCTTACTGCTTCAATAAACTTTAAttacttcgtgtttctacaaaaaattatttaaatcagtaattatatttttcaaacataGATTGACAACAACTAATTCAAGTTTTGTGATGGTATGATTCTTCATTTTAATGCTTCCCACCTATTAATTTCAAAccattcttcttcctcctcccaCCTTCTTCGTCATCCTCCGATTACACCCATTAATTTAGCATTGTTATAAGGACAATAATAGTTATTCCCATCCTCCGATTGCACCCATTAATTTAGCATTGTTATCATAGTTGGACATCATTCCCAAGTGGGAATTCTTTGTTCCATTAGGCCTAAACCAAGATAACAAACATATTAGTATAGCCATGGTAAAAAGTAAAGCATACAattcaagaacttcaaattaGTAATGATCCAAGAGCATATGCATACTTCACAgagcttttaaaaaatttcgCAAGTGACCTTATCTAGGGGGGAATAAGGTGAAAATGGGAGAAGTTAtggatatttttaattaatataataatatatttatcatctaaatcatgattaaagatatattttaattaataaaatcttaCCTATTTAATCTAATCTATGCCACatgtcattaaaaaaatttgatagtAAATTGTTggtatttttctcaaaaagtatattaagtattatttttggagaatatgtattttatatgcatagaaaagattattagaaatttaacaaattttaaatattatgcctcaaaaaattaattatgataaatttcattaaaaataaaataatttttgaaattttaatcaaatttaattttaggtcactaatattttttattgttcgTACTATTATGGTGCATGCCTGGCAGCCCGATGAGTAAAATATGAtgggaaaattgtatgaaatagcacacaattaattcaaattaaatgtataactatagtttattttaattgtaaccGGTagtaaatatatctttttttgtcaTCTGATTCGGTGTACAGTTAGCCATTTTTGATATACAATTagtcattttatataatttggtataaaatatgtttgtatttctgtttgtataaatgAGAGAaatgtgtatatacaaatacaaagacatatattttcgtgttatacacttataattatataaatacagatcttattatataaattacaatatataaatgaatttatacaaaactaaacaaattttataaaattggaTGTTTGTAGCCAATTATACAAATCGAgagctccatagcaaacataaaatttgttatggatcgcaattatgcaaactatagttataacatataaatatgattttttatgtttgctTTAGGTGAAAGTTACACATATATGATTGCTCATAAATATCTAGTATCATTGAAAATGTCATTAGAGAGTTCATATCTCATACGATCGCTCAACTAATATTCTTTTTCACGGAAATTCACTTAACTCACTTATTATCTCAAAGTTAcataattttcatttataacCTCAAAATCATTTAACCatgttcttttttatatatagaaagtcactcaactaacatttctttcaaaaaaaaatcactcagCTACTGAatatttcatttagaagtcacccaatcaatttaaatatttttttgattaaattttattgaaatacaattttgtaaacaaaataataagacgcccaatttaattaatttattttattttactgaaacatctttttaaaaaactaatttcttaaaaaataataagactctcattttcataattttattaaatttattgaatcactgattttgttttaaactaATTGTTAACAAATAGTAAAatactcattttaatatattatttaattttgttgaaagataaatttattaaaaacgatattctttattaaaaaaaaaaggtatgttGCGAGGCACCAACACTAGTAACGGTGGATGATGCAATGCAATACATCATTTTCGATTTAAATATATCCTACTCTATATCATGCGTGACGGAAAAAGAATGAGAAATTCTATCCGAACGTTGACCTATGTATTATTTTAGGTAAGAGTATTAGTCACGTAcagattaattatttatttattaagttatATAAATATGAGTGCTAGTTGTTCACATTTTATTAtgggtaaaataatatatagataCCTCATCACttatacatgtattagttatatgagtttttgaatttgtcaaccaaataatatattaattcttacataattagattattttatatttatttatcaagtgtcatataaattatacaaaattaatacttaaaataatttattttttatccaaCTATCAAACCACATCTACCAAATGTCTCACATTCACAAATTTGGAAAATCATCTTCTACAAGTAGAAAAAAAACTTAACATAAGTTATGGTGCATTGGTGGAGTGTTTCACCCTTAATCAGAGGTCTTAAATTCGAGCCTTATATATGGAGAAAATCATGTTAGGAATGAGatttgatgatagacaagatGAATTGGGCAAACTCAATGAGATGTACAAATTGGAGCAGGACTAATGAAGAAAGATGTATTCTTATCTTTACTTGCACATAACTAATGATAGTGGATCTTAGTTTGAGGTTGTTAAAACAATGTCACTATATTATTGACATTTTCTTTATGCCATTGTTCGCTTATTGGGTTATGATTCACTTGATATAGAACTAATTAGGTGTCATCCAATTTAGCAAAATTAGGTCTTAACCATTACAGTTCTCAGTTTAGATCTTTTATCGCTTCTCTTATCACTAGTTAAAACATATTCAAACGGAAACAAGAAAGAAGAGATCAATGAGGTAAATTGTAGATTAGCACACAACAATCACAAAATCATATACTACAAACTTCCAATGTTGATTGTAACAAAATGTAAAGTTGAGAAATACTAGTTGATCTTTTACTATATGCATTGTATCTGCATCATTTGTTTAGCTTATATGTAGGAATAGCCAGCAAAGGTTTTTCTCTACATGTTACTATCCCAAACTTCTCATCAATATCTAAATCACAAGACTCAATACCATTTGGAAGCTCCCACTCAAAGCAATGAACCAATTGTGCCACCACAAGGCGGACGACCATAACTGCCAACTGCATTCCAGGGCAGCTTCTTCTCCCAGAGCCAAATGGTACAAGTTGGAAGTCCCGTCCACGAAAATCTACACTGCTCCCAACAAATCTCTCAGGCAAAAACTTCTCAGGATCAGGCCAAACATTTGGATCCATATGAATCGCGTAACAATTTATTATGATTCTGGTTCCCTTTTGTATGTGGAAACCATCGACTACACAATCTTCTATGGACTCGTGATAAAATAGTGGCGCTACAGGATGCAGCCTCAGGCCCTCTTTTACAACCATGTCTAAGTACTTTAAATTCTCCAGGTCGGATTCTTCCACCATTCTATCGAGGCCTACCACTTCTTGCAACTCCTTTTGGAGTTCCTTCATCACTTGGGGGTGCCTAAGAAGTTCGGTGAGTATCCATTCTGTTGATGATGCTGTAGTGTCCATTGCAGCTATAAGCATGTCCTGTATAGTAAATAGGAAACAGGGGAATCAATTAATATAAACCATTTCATTCTCAAGGCTTGTGGTGTGTATAAGAATGAAATGAAAGTACATACAAAAAGGATAGCTTTTATGTGATGACGGTCAAACTGAAATTTTGCATCTCCAGATTGCATTATGTCCATCATGGTGTCCACAAAGTCCTTGTTTTGCTTATGTTCATGAGCGTAAACATGTTCATCAATAATCTTCTCCAGGAACTCATCAAACACCTTTGAAAGATCCTTGAGCTTGCGAGTGATACCTTGGAGATCAATAGCACCAAGGAAGGGGAAAAAATCACCAAGATTTGGCATACCTGCTAAATGCACGACATCTTGAACAATAGCTTTGAATCCCCTCTTGTCCAAGTCCTCATCCATGTACTTCTTTCCAAACACCATTAAGCAAGTCAAGTTAGCATTCAAGGACGTAACCTTTGCACTAAGATCAATAACTACGCGATCACGAGCTTCCTGTTTAAGCGACTCAATAAGAAGTTCAACCTCTTGTTTTCTCATGGATTGAAATGAATGGATCTTTTGATTGCTCAAAAGGTGCACTGTGCACAATTTTCTTATGTTGCGCCAATACACATCATACTTTGCAAAAACCAAATTCTTTTGGCCATAAGCCAAATGTTGAGATGCCTCATGATGAGGCCTACTAGCAAAGATGTGATCATATGTCTTGAGGACCTTCTCGGCTGCATCAGCAGATGAGGCAATGATTGTAGGTACTAGCCCTAGTCTCATATACATAATAGGACCATGTTTTTTGGCTAGATTTTGTAAATCTTTGTGTGGATTTTTGCCTAACAAATGAAGATGTCCTAAAATGGGAAGCCCTGTTGGACCTGGAGGATACCTTTTTCTCTTGTGAATGTTTAGCAGCTCATACAAGGCATATACAGATAGACCAACCACTAGAATTGCCCATAGCAAAGTCATTgaataagaagagaaaatactttcaatattAAACCAAACACGTCTGGTAAGATTAGAGGGGTGTGATGTATAACATGTCCTCTATATTAAACCAAACACGTCTGTTAAGCAAGATAGGAttagaataaaattattacCCAATCACTCCTAAATATCTTAGCACGTACCCACAAACATGTCAATGTCAAAGTAGTCTTTTAAAATCCACGCCCAcgtgcttcattcattcatttcaaTCAATTATATGGCTCCAATTCCGAAAGCTATTTGACCAAGATATTATTATGGATTGTGATATAGTGGTGGGATTGATTTATTATTAATCAATTTGGGTTGCAGTCTtagttatttataaaatctgCCCAAATGGGTCCTGTAATGCGAAATTTGGATCAAGTCGAAAATTTAATGTGGACTTTGAACACcgagtgaaaaaaataattattattttatattttttggataCCGATCGAGAATTCAATGTGGGCTTAGACAAACCTTTAAAGAATCattcactacaacaaaaacaacttttagtggcattaaatattgacattaataaagtgTGCTAAAGTCTTTAACGACATTAGTTAAGAGTAACTAGAACCAATTTtgctaaaggctttagggatatatacaaaaagtgacaattgccgctaaaaatacatatttagtgacaattaagaattaattgccactaataatcatttttgttgtagtgactTACCCCGAAAAAGTAAGAAGTATTTTCACTAAACTATTATTAATCAAATAGTATCAATTTTAATATGGATTTTTGGTTtatgtaaaaattttaataatataagaagataatcactaataatataaagaagaaatgTAGAGATAAGAGAGCTGCCTCATTGCTAGCTGTCTCATTATAAATCTTTGTAAAAAAACATAGTTGATAAAATATCAACTAAGGGGGAAAAAAATACCATGTGTGTTTTACACCCTTCCTTAAGACATCATTTGATTCTTGTAGATTTTACCTACCATCTTTCCAAAACAATTGATATTGGCAATACTTTCTTTGTTATCATTGCATATgtcttttatatattaaatccATAAGCTcaaccaaatattttcttgacttcTTTGTTCATGATTTTATTGTCATTCGACTTGTTTATAGTAAAAATGATAACAAAAATTGTATGTTTGGTAGAATAACATGCTTTTCGCTATATTCTTAAACACAAACAAGTAACTTTTTTAAGatcaaatatcatataaatgagATACGAGACTAAATTTCCTTTTGCACATTATCAAATTTCATATAAATGAGATACGAGACTAAATTTCCTTTTGCacatgtcacgatccaaaacgatTCTTGAGTAGCACCAACACTTAATCTCATAGGTGGGCAAACCAAAAATTTCATTGACTAATGAGTAATTTCTGAAcaagaaagggaaaatgcacaagtaccccctcaacctatgcccgaaatcccagacaCACacatatactatactaaggtcctattactcccctaaacttattttataagtaattttctacccctttttagtttacgtggcactagtttgaaaaaaaaaagtcaaccatcgttgggcccacaggatagtgtcacgtaggctaaaaaggggtaaacaattattaattaaataagttcaggggggtaataggaccttagtatagtataagtgtgtctctgagatttcgggcataggttgagggggtacttgagcATTATCCCAACAAGAAACCTTAATGATACCAATACATAAGCCTTAAAGAACGAGGGGTATG
This genomic window contains:
- the CYP736A1 gene encoding cytochrome P450 71AU50 — translated: MTLLWAILVVGLSVYALYELLNIHKRKRYPPGPTGLPILGHLHLLGKNPHKDLQNLAKKHGPIMYMRLGLVPTIIASSADAAEKVLKTYDHIFASRPHHEASQHLAYGQKNLVFAKYDVYWRNIRKLCTVHLLSNQKIHSFQSMRKQEVELLIESLKQEARDRVVIDLSAKVTSLNANLTCLMVFGKKYMDEDLDKRGFKAIVQDVVHLAGMPNLGDFFPFLGAIDLQGITRKLKDLSKVFDEFLEKIIDEHVYAHEHKQNKDFVDTMMDIMQSGDAKFQFDRHHIKAILFDMLIAAMDTTASSTEWILTELLRHPQVMKELQKELQEVVGLDRMVEESDLENLKYLDMVVKEGLRLHPVAPLFYHESIEDCVVDGFHIQKGTRIIINCYAIHMDPNVWPDPEKFLPERFVGSSVDFRGRDFQLVPFGSGRRSCPGMQLAVMVVRLVVAQLVHCFEWELPNGIESCDLDIDEKFGIVTCREKPLLAIPTYKLNK